Within the Fusarium keratoplasticum isolate Fu6.1 chromosome 1, whole genome shotgun sequence genome, the region CTGGGTATCTCTCCACAGCAAACTTTCCGGGAATGCTACCAGATGGTCAGCTTTTGTTAGACAGAGGAGGTTGGGATTGCATACTTGACCATTGTTAGACGCTCCATCGACTCTGCGTTGCGGCGGACGACAATGTCACTCCTGACATCTTCAACACGCCTGCCATAAGTAACGGTGACGATTACAGATGCAGCATATCGCTCCAGGTGCGTTCGAAAGTCTTCAGGCGATCTCAAAAGATCATGCATCAAGACCTTGGACTCGAGACTCTGGATAGGTCGATAAGTCTCACTCTGGCGCTGCATGAAACCGCTGTGCAGAAGCTTGCGCCAGCGTCTCCAGTAGCCTGCATAAGGAGCCATGAGACCCCTCATACCGCCTGAAAGCAGCTCGCCGCCCATGATGAATCGCGGACGAGAAGAAAAGAtggcgcccttcttctcaagaagatccCATGCTGCCTGTGCAGAGCCGAGAACAATAGTTGGGGTAGGTCCTAGCTGGAGATAGACGACATCTCCGTACTGCTGGCTCAGCTCTTGAAACCAGAGCCATGGCTTCCGAATGCCCGTCCTGATGACTTTAGGGCCTGGAGGGAGCTGTGAACGGTGGGAATAGAGCTTCCACTCTTGCTTGAGCTGTTGTTGCAGATTGTCAGTCGCGTGGTAATCAGGGAATGCGGATTGGCCAGGGCAAACTTACCCTGGGAAagacgagggcgaggtaCGCGAGAGCGACAGCAACGGCCGCGTAGACGAGTATCTTGACGACCATCTTTAAAAGCTGGTGATATCGACTGACTGACTACAGAGCACAGACAAGATCGAGTCAGGAATGTCAAGGATAACCCAGAGGCTCTTATTCAAGGCCACCACTTGGCCTCGGTTAACAATTTTTCGACACAAATCTCAACTGCCATGTCGAATTGCCGATCTTGGCAGCCACCCCCGCTTGGAGAACAGAGCCAAGCAGACGCTTCAACGAGGAGCTGACCCCTTTGAATGGAAGCGAGGTGCTGCTAGCTGTGTCTCCGGCTCCGCAAACCCCGCAATCTAAACTCCATGGGGGGGGGGAGAGTGCGGAGACCCCGCGCTGTAGTCTGATGACAGGTTCGGATCCTTGTTCCCGGGTAATTATACCCCGAAAGTTCAAATAGAGGCGAGTTTGACTGTTGAAAAAAGATATTCAGGAGCAGAGATTTCTCAGTGTTGCATTGCATCCTTCATCTTTTGAACTTTACTCTGAACGAAAATGAGGAGTGACGCTTGGCTTAGCAAGCCGTTCTTGACGGCCATCTTTCTTGGAATAGGTGGTTTCCTCTATGGCTTGTAAGTTGTCCTTATCAACGTTACATCAGGCATTGATCGGCTCATGTTTTGATAGCGATTCCGGAATCATCACGCCGAGTCTGGCTCTCAACTCCTTTTTGACCTACTTTGGCAATCCTCATGCTGCTCTCCGTGGTGCCATTGTCTCTGTCTACCAGGCAGGAGGTATGTTCTTTCATGTATAAGGCGTGGTTAGATGCTGACTCCTGAGTTTAGCATGGCTGGGTAGTGCCTCTGTTGGTGTCACCAGTGATAGACTAGGTCGACGCAAGGCCATTGCTTTTGGCTGCATTTGGGGTGTAATTGGTGGTGCCTTGATGGCTGGTGCAGCTCATGTTGCCATGCGTAAGTGCTCGAAAAAAGGAGTGAAATATCATGTTAACTGGTGTTTAGTTATCATGGGCCGTCTTTTGATCGGCTTTGCTGTTGGAACCATCACCGGAGTTGCCCCTGTTTTCGGCGCTGAGATTGCCAAGGTACGATAACCCCTTTTCTTTTGACAGACCTCTTACTAACTCTCCCCAGACCAATGAGCGAGCCAAGATTACCGCAGTCAACCAGATGAGTAAGTTTCCCGTTCCCGAGTAACTATCAAAACTAACCCCCCTCAGTGGTTGCCTGGGGCTTCTTCGTCGCCCTCTGGACCGGTGTCGGTGAAGGGAAATGGCACAACCCCAACCAATGGCGTCTCGGCTTCGCCATCCAGAGCATCCcagcccttctcctcggcgtcggagtcctcttcctcagcgAATCCCCCCGCTGGCTCTGCCTCAAGGGTCGCTACGAGGAAGCTGAAAAGGCCTTCCGCAACTACCACTACGACGGAACCAACGACGAGTGGTGCCGCACTGAGTTTACTGTTATTCAGGTCAACATTGCGGAGGAGCTTCAGGCCCAGGGTAAGCTGTCTTGGGCTGATCTTATCAAGACTCCTGCTTTCAGGAAGCGTCTCTTTGTCGGTTCTTTCGTCTGGGCTGCTGCCATGTTGTCTGGTATCTCGTTTGTGCAGTACTACCAGACTGCCATCTACGCCACCCTCCAGTTCGACCAAGACCGTCAGCTTCTCGTCAGTGGTCTGTATGGTTCAGTTGCTCCCGTGGCCTGCTTCCTGTCCCTGTTCTTCGTCGACAAGATCGGCCGCAGAAAGATTCTGGTCATCAGCTCTTCGCTCCTCTCGCTTTGCTACATGATCATTACGATCCTTGCGGCTTTGTATCCTGCTCGTCCTGGTCTGCCTACCAACGCTGCAGCTCAGAGGGGCCTGATTGCCTGCATCTTTGCCGTTTCTGCCAACTACTCGGCTCTGCTTGGACCCATGACCTGGATTATTCCGTGAGTACAGCAACATTCTGAGTGAGACTCTTGCTAATCACCAAACAGCCCCGAGGTTTTCACTACTGAGCTCCGTGCCAAGGCAAACGCCATTGTCCAGGTTGTTCACTACTCGATCAGTTTGATCATCACCCAATGCTCGCCAATTGCCCTGGCAGAGGTGGGCTGGAAGTATTACGTGAGTAGCGGGAAAAAACCTTCCATGTTACATACTCTGACCAAACATCTAGATCCTGTTCATTTTGACCAATGCTCTCTGTGCCGTCGTCTTTGCATTCGCCTATCCCGAGACGCGAGGCAAGTCCCTcgaggagattgacgagaTCTTTGGTGATGTCAAGGTTATCCGCCAGGAGGATGTCAAGTTCTCCGAAAAGGCTGGGCTCGAGACACTGGAATATCGTGGCAACAGGACAAGTGCACAGGATGCTTAGGGCGGAATCTCTACGGCCTTGATCGGCTAGTACATGACTTTGGTTGAGTCAAAGTCGGTCTATCTATTACTCTTCTgaataatcttattataaaatcTCTTCTCTTTAATCAGCTGCCTTAAGAGGCTTCAGCCCCAGCTTTCATTCCAGCTTATAATCTCGGCTGTGGTGCCGATGCTTAGTGCAGCAAAAGTAAAATGGCTTCACCAGTAAATACAAGACATGGAGTAAAACTACCAGCTAAATCCTTCATCTATAAGAACAAAACCTCTTCTCAAACCACCAGATCGTCCAAGATTCGAAGCAGCAACCCGCACATCATCCGCCATGCCCGGTGGTCCTGAGACGAGGATACCGATGGGATCCTTTCGTCCACCACTAGCCGTTAGCTCGCTTTGAAGAATTTCCGCAATGCCCATGCGCTTCCCTACGCTAGTGGTAACACTAACAGTTGGTGGGAGACCGGACATTTCTTGGCTGAGCTCTTTCTGAAGCGAATCGTTTCTGAGGCCCCAGTACACGCGTGCGGATCTAGTTCCGTTCTCGTGGAGGAGTGGCAACATGGTAGTGATTCCGACTCCACCAGCAAAGTAGACGAGGTCAGAGCAGTGGGACAGCTTATTGACGGGGCTGGAATGATATGAGCCCTCGATAAGAACTCGTAGTCGAAGCATACCCCCAGCCGATGCAACTTTTTGGTGGAGCTTTCCGGTCATGCCTGAGCGTGTCCTCACGTAGAATGTCGCTCTGGATACAGGGCCGGTCCTTTCGCGAGGTACTTCTGCTT harbors:
- a CDS encoding MFS domain-containing protein, which gives rise to MRSDAWLSKPFLTAIFLGIGGFLYGFDSGIITPSLALNSFLTYFGNPHAALRGAIVSVYQAGAWLGSASVGVTSDRLGRRKAIAFGCIWGVIGGALMAGAAHVAMLIMGRLLIGFAVGTITGVAPVFGAEIAKTNERAKITAVNQMMVAWGFFVALWTGVGEGKWHNPNQWRLGFAIQSIPALLLGVGVLFLSESPRWLCLKGRYEEAEKAFRNYHYDGTNDEWCRTEFTVIQVNIAEELQAQGKLSWADLIKTPAFRKRLFVGSFVWAAAMLSGISFVQYYQTAIYATLQFDQDRQLLVSGLYGSVAPVACFLSLFFVDKIGRRKILVISSSLLSLCYMIITILAALYPARPGLPTNAAAQRGLIACIFAVSANYSALLGPMTWIIPPEVFTTELRAKANAIVQVVHYSISLIITQCSPIALAEVGWKYYILFILTNALCAVVFAFAYPETRGKSLEEIDEIFGDVKVIRQEDVKFSEKAGLETLEYRGNRTSAQDA